The region CGATCCTGAACCGCTATTCGCACATGCGCCCGGCCGCGGAATAAGCCTCCGCATCCGGCCTGCACGGCCCGCGTCGCGTCCTGCGACGCGGGCCGTTTTCATTGGTGAAGCCGTGGTTTCTTGCGTCACGGATGAGCGTGCGACGTTTGTTTCGTGCGCCGCTGGAGACGGCCAGAGGCATCCGCACGCGGGCGTCCCGATCGCTGATCGCCGCGCGCCCGCTGTGCCGCGCCGATGCGAGATGCGACGCGTCAGTCAGCGCTCCCAGCGCCAGCCGCATCGCACGCGTGGCGTGGACGTCCGGCGCTCGCGAACAACGCCGGCCCCGCATCCGCCGCCGGGGATGCGGGCCGCCCTCTCGCCGCCATCGCGATGAGCAGGCGCAATCGATCGCCGCCGCCGCGACGGCATCGGACTGGATCCGGAACGCCGCGCCCGCTCAAACCGCGTCGTCCGCGTGCGCCTTCCGGTAATGCAACGGCGTTTGCCCACACCAGATCTTGAAGGCGCGCGTGAACGCGCTCTGCTCGGAATAGCCGAGCATCAAGGCGATCTCGGGCAAGGACAAGCGCCGATCCGCCAGATAGCGCCGAGCCAGTTGAAAGCGCAGCTGATTCAGTAAGCCCTTGTAGGTCAGGTTGCGTTCCTGCAAACGTCGATAGACCGTGCGCGCAGGCACCCCCATCCGGCGGGCGACCTGCTCCAGCGCGGGTTCGCCTTCCCGCAGCGTATCGGCCATCAGTTGCTGGAACTGGTTCAGGAAATTGTCCGGTTGCGGCAATACCTGCAACAGCGCTTCCGCTTGCTGATCGAGCACGGCATGCAGGTGCGGATCGCCGCCCGTGATCGGCAGATCCAGCGCAGCCCGAGGCAGATGCACGAGCAGCACGGGCGCGCCGAAGCGCACCGGACAGCCGAGCAGCGCCGCGTGAACGGTGGAATCGGCCGGCTCGCCGCCCGGAAAATCCACCTGCATGGGCGCGAGCCCGGCCCGACCGGTCAGCGTCCGGGTAATCCGGATCAGGCCCGCCACCAGCACTTCGTTCGACAACTGCGTGGACTGCCCGTAGGAGGCGTCCCAGCTGACGCGAAGTTCCCGGCCCTGTTCGTTGACGAAGCTCGGCGCGAGATTGTGCAGCAGGGGCTGGAAGCGCTGGAACCGCAGCAGGGCCTGCCCCAGGGTGTCGCAGGACGCCGCCAGATAGCCGAGCACGCCGAGGTGACGCACCTCGGCGTGCGAGCCGATCCGCAGGCCCAGGGCGGGCAGCGGTTGAACCTGCGCCATGCGTTCCAGCAGCGCCCACCAGACCGTGATGGGCATGCGTTGGCTGGCTGCGTAGGGCTTGAGGGCGACGCGCAATTCGGGGGCCGGGAGATCGCAGTCGTCCAGGTAGCTCAGCAGCAGCCCCGCCAGTCCGCCCCACACGTAGACATCGGCCGTCACGACCTCACCTCCGTGGCGCAAATCGTCAAAAACGAAAATTCTATGTCAATACAGCGCCGGCTCGGCAGCGGAAGATGCCCCATTCATCG is a window of Burkholderia sp. FERM BP-3421 DNA encoding:
- a CDS encoding AraC family transcriptional regulator — encoded protein: MTADVYVWGGLAGLLLSYLDDCDLPAPELRVALKPYAASQRMPITVWWALLERMAQVQPLPALGLRIGSHAEVRHLGVLGYLAASCDTLGQALLRFQRFQPLLHNLAPSFVNEQGRELRVSWDASYGQSTQLSNEVLVAGLIRITRTLTGRAGLAPMQVDFPGGEPADSTVHAALLGCPVRFGAPVLLVHLPRAALDLPITGGDPHLHAVLDQQAEALLQVLPQPDNFLNQFQQLMADTLREGEPALEQVARRMGVPARTVYRRLQERNLTYKGLLNQLRFQLARRYLADRRLSLPEIALMLGYSEQSAFTRAFKIWCGQTPLHYRKAHADDAV